One Blastocatellia bacterium genomic region harbors:
- the rpsL gene encoding 30S ribosomal protein S12, translating to MPTIHQLIRKGRQKVSIKTKSPALQACPQRRGVCVQVKTMTPKKPNSALRKIARVRLTNGIEVTAYIPGIGHNLQEHSIVLIRGGRVKDLPGVRYHIIRGTLDASGVGDRKQGRSKYGAKRPRGGPAGK from the coding sequence ATGCCAACGATTCATCAACTGATTCGCAAAGGACGCCAGAAGGTCAGCATTAAGACGAAGAGTCCTGCCCTGCAGGCCTGTCCTCAACGCCGTGGCGTCTGTGTGCAGGTCAAGACGATGACGCCGAAGAAGCCGAATTCGGCACTTCGGAAGATTGCCCGTGTGCGCTTGACCAACGGTATCGAGGTCACGGCCTACATTCCAGGGATTGGTCACAATTTGCAAGAACACTCCATCGTGTTGATTCGCGGCGGTCGCGTCAAGGATTTACCGGGCGTGCGGTATCACATCATTCGCGGCACGTTGGACGCCTCAGGGGTGGGTGACCGTAAGCAGGGCCGCTCCAAATATGGAGCAAAGCGGCCGCGCGGTGGTCCTGCCGGTAAGTAG